The following proteins are encoded in a genomic region of Desulfurococcaceae archaeon:
- a CDS encoding DUF488 family protein yields MKVVYSVGYGGRSLSELLNLLKYYGIEVVVDVRRWNRSLKVPEFSGNNLESALKKHNVRYYWLPVLGGYRKFGVDVEDLGMAKCFESEGFRAYATYIATKPEVVPFLEKLLELASNSTSAILCRERYPWLCHRKILSDYLVIKGLKVLHIVERDKLVEHKLSKCAVVDGGELRYI; encoded by the coding sequence TTGAAGGTAGTTTACAGCGTTGGTTATGGTGGTAGGTCGCTTAGCGAGTTACTAAACCTGCTGAAGTACTACGGCATCGAAGTGGTAGTGGATGTGAGGAGGTGGAATAGGTCTTTAAAAGTCCCAGAATTCTCCGGCAACAACCTCGAGTCAGCCTTGAAAAAGCACAATGTAAGATACTACTGGTTACCCGTACTTGGTGGGTATAGAAAGTTCGGTGTTGACGTAGAAGACCTCGGCATGGCTAAGTGCTTCGAATCCGAGGGTTTTAGAGCTTACGCTACTTATATAGCTACCAAGCCCGAGGTAGTGCCATTCCTGGAAAAACTACTAGAGCTAGCATCTAACAGCACCTCCGCAATCCTGTGTAGAGAAAGATATCCTTGGCTATGCCATAGGAAAATCCTATCGGACTACCTCGTGATTAAGGGACTTAAAGTGCTACATATCGTTGAAAGAGATAAGCTAGTAGAGCACAAGTTAAGTAAATGCGCCGTAGTAGATGGTGGGGAGCTTAGATACATCTAA
- a CDS encoding M42 family metallopeptidase, with product MNAKQEVLNLLKQLAEVPGPSGREDSVRAIVSEYLKPHVDRLWIDTWGNLVGLKKGSSGEGRLMIAAHMDEIGLFVSHIEDDGFLRVVPIGGVAERSLLYQRVMLKTRDGKLLRGVVGLKPLHVAKPEELQKVPELRELFVDVGASSKEEADKMGIRVGDILVFDREVVELTSDRVTGKAFDDRVGVTTLVKAAQMLERPRVDVYFVATVQEEVGLKGARTSAFAISPDVALAIDVTIASDVPGVAKSEWYTKLGKGPAIKIADGRSASGLIAHPKVVDFLVQVAEKYRIPYQVEIIPGGTTDASAIALNKEGVPAGTVSIPTRYIHSPVEVVDLNDVYNAALLVKHFAEEVTPEWLREVKGLVLK from the coding sequence GTGAATGCAAAGCAGGAGGTTCTAAACCTCTTAAAGCAACTAGCTGAAGTACCTGGCCCTAGTGGGCGTGAAGACTCGGTAAGGGCGATCGTATCGGAGTACCTAAAGCCTCATGTAGACAGGCTCTGGATAGACACTTGGGGCAACCTCGTTGGCTTGAAGAAGGGGTCTAGTGGTGAGGGCAGGTTAATGATAGCGGCGCACATGGACGAAATAGGCCTCTTCGTGTCACATATCGAGGATGATGGTTTTCTAAGGGTAGTTCCAATAGGTGGTGTGGCTGAGAGATCCCTACTGTACCAAAGAGTTATGTTAAAGACTCGGGATGGAAAGCTCCTGCGTGGAGTGGTTGGTCTAAAACCACTACATGTAGCCAAGCCCGAGGAACTCCAGAAGGTGCCAGAACTCAGGGAGCTGTTCGTAGATGTGGGGGCATCCTCGAAAGAAGAGGCGGATAAGATGGGTATCCGTGTAGGTGATATTCTCGTCTTTGACCGGGAAGTAGTCGAGTTAACCAGTGACCGAGTTACAGGTAAGGCTTTTGATGACCGCGTAGGGGTTACAACGCTGGTCAAGGCTGCACAAATGCTTGAGAGGCCGAGAGTAGACGTCTACTTCGTCGCTACCGTGCAGGAGGAGGTGGGACTAAAGGGCGCTAGGACGTCGGCATTCGCCATTTCCCCGGACGTGGCACTAGCAATTGACGTCACGATAGCGAGTGACGTTCCCGGCGTAGCTAAGAGTGAGTGGTACACTAAGCTGGGCAAGGGGCCGGCAATAAAAATAGCCGATGGTAGAAGCGCATCGGGTCTAATAGCCCATCCTAAAGTTGTCGATTTTCTAGTGCAAGTTGCGGAAAAGTACAGGATACCATACCAGGTAGAGATAATACCAGGTGGTACGACAGATGCTAGTGCTATAGCATTGAACAAGGAGGGGGTTCCCGCGGGCACGGTGTCCATTCCAACAAGATATATACACAGCCCAGTCGAGGTAGTTGATTTGAACGACGTTTACAACGCTGCACTGCTAGTTAAGCACTTTGCAGAGGAAGTTACACCGGAATGGCTTAGAGAAGTTAAAGGCCTAGTACTGAAGTAG
- a CDS encoding trypsin-like peptidase domain-containing protein, with amino-acid sequence MSIKDLSREIATVVKQVKPSVVTISTEIPHPLLFFGYEPVRGYGSGFVVVPGYVVTNAHVIRGASKVSVIFSDGYVSDARIIAADPHRDLALLETAEHGTPIKLGDSNKLEVGELVLAIGSPLGLLENSVTMGVVSAAGRTITSQNIILEDVIQTDAAINPGNSGGPLVNIEGEAIGVTTAIIPFAQGIGFAIPINTVKRFIEMVNKYGRPLRAWIGVYVAPVNPTMAALYKLPLSEGLIVVKVVPGFPAERSGITEGDIIVAANGKPVKRTGELREVIEDSIERGYIVLDLVRGRRKFTVEVEVAVEEIQ; translated from the coding sequence TTGAGCATTAAAGACCTTAGTAGAGAAATAGCAACCGTAGTAAAGCAAGTAAAACCATCCGTAGTCACGATTTCCACCGAGATTCCACACCCCTTACTCTTCTTCGGCTACGAGCCCGTAAGAGGCTATGGCTCAGGCTTTGTAGTAGTACCGGGCTACGTTGTCACGAACGCTCACGTGATACGAGGCGCTTCAAAGGTATCAGTGATATTTAGTGATGGATACGTAAGCGATGCCAGAATAATTGCAGCTGACCCTCACAGAGACCTAGCACTCTTGGAGACGGCTGAGCATGGCACCCCCATAAAGTTGGGGGACTCAAATAAGCTCGAGGTAGGGGAACTCGTGCTCGCTATAGGATCGCCGCTAGGCTTACTGGAAAACTCAGTAACGATGGGGGTTGTAAGTGCCGCTGGAAGGACCATAACGTCACAGAACATCATTTTAGAGGACGTTATACAGACGGATGCCGCCATAAACCCAGGAAATAGTGGTGGTCCCTTAGTGAACATAGAAGGTGAGGCGATAGGGGTTACGACAGCTATTATCCCGTTCGCGCAGGGTATAGGCTTTGCTATACCGATAAATACCGTAAAACGCTTCATTGAGATGGTTAATAAGTATGGTAGGCCCTTAAGGGCCTGGATCGGAGTATACGTGGCCCCGGTAAACCCTACAATGGCAGCACTTTACAAACTACCCTTATCGGAAGGGCTTATCGTAGTAAAAGTAGTGCCTGGTTTCCCAGCTGAGAGGAGCGGAATCACCGAAGGAGACATAATAGTTGCAGCTAATGGCAAACCCGTGAAGAGAACAGGCGAATTAAGAGAGGTAATTGAAGATAGCATTGAGAGAGGCTACATTGTGCTGGACCTAGTTCGAGGTAGGCGCAAGTTCACGGTCGAAGTGGAAGTCGCCGTAGAGGAAATTCAGTAA
- the lpdA gene encoding dihydrolipoyl dehydrogenase gives MKYDAVVIGSGIGGYPAALYLADKGLQVAVIEEHLVGGECTNYGCVPSKALYQFAESLKSIEKVGGTTSYKWYNLVEWVKGIVKDAREGLEYLLESREIALYRGRGRLLSTHKIEVITEERHFELETGKILLALGTDPADIPVARFDGKGIISNREALFLEEKPSKILIVGGGVIGVELANAYSALGIEVVLVELLDHILPFTDKDIALALKAHLTQRNVRILEKTTIKKVEASSGRYLVELSTGEKLDVDRVVVAVGRRPKTGNVGLENANVQLDQRGYIKVNEDLKTSAANVYATGDVVGGPLLAHKALLESIAAAKNIAGEESFKVDYKLVPMTIFTGLEIASIGYTEKELAAMNVKYAKYRIPLYFLSAVKIKGFKGAFAKILLDEKHEMVYGIHIVAPNASEVISAYLPLYLNRISIRDAARIPYPHLTVSESLRDFAEYIIGEPIHLLKK, from the coding sequence GTGAAGTATGATGCCGTGGTCATAGGCTCAGGTATAGGCGGCTACCCAGCCGCTCTATACCTCGCTGATAAGGGCTTGCAAGTAGCGGTTATCGAGGAGCACCTCGTAGGAGGAGAATGTACAAATTATGGTTGCGTGCCGAGCAAGGCCTTATACCAGTTCGCAGAGTCGCTGAAAAGCATTGAAAAAGTTGGCGGTACGACATCGTACAAGTGGTATAACCTCGTAGAGTGGGTTAAGGGAATTGTCAAAGATGCTAGAGAGGGTTTAGAGTACCTCCTCGAATCACGTGAAATAGCATTGTATAGAGGTAGGGGGAGGCTTCTAAGCACGCACAAAATTGAAGTGATCACGGAAGAGAGGCACTTTGAGCTGGAAACGGGCAAGATACTATTAGCACTGGGCACAGATCCAGCCGACATACCGGTAGCTAGATTTGATGGTAAAGGCATTATCAGTAACAGGGAAGCGCTATTTCTCGAAGAAAAGCCCTCGAAGATTTTAATTGTGGGAGGCGGTGTCATTGGCGTAGAGCTGGCTAACGCTTATTCGGCACTTGGAATCGAAGTGGTGCTGGTGGAACTTCTGGATCACATCCTCCCATTTACCGATAAAGATATAGCGTTAGCGCTGAAAGCCCACCTCACCCAGAGGAATGTAAGAATACTTGAAAAAACAACAATTAAGAAAGTAGAAGCCTCTAGTGGAAGGTACTTGGTAGAGCTGTCTACTGGTGAGAAGTTGGATGTAGATAGGGTTGTAGTTGCCGTTGGAAGGAGGCCGAAAACGGGAAATGTAGGCCTCGAAAACGCTAATGTGCAACTCGATCAGAGGGGGTACATAAAGGTGAATGAAGACCTCAAAACGAGTGCAGCTAATGTTTACGCTACAGGAGATGTAGTAGGTGGTCCTCTTTTGGCGCACAAAGCGCTCTTAGAGAGCATAGCCGCGGCCAAGAATATTGCCGGTGAAGAATCCTTCAAAGTAGACTACAAACTCGTACCAATGACCATTTTTACCGGGCTTGAAATAGCATCAATAGGGTATACTGAAAAGGAACTCGCGGCCATGAACGTGAAATACGCTAAGTATAGAATTCCATTATACTTCCTCTCGGCAGTGAAGATCAAGGGCTTCAAGGGCGCTTTTGCCAAGATACTGCTAGATGAAAAGCACGAAATGGTATATGGCATTCACATAGTCGCCCCAAACGCATCGGAGGTGATATCGGCGTACTTACCGCTCTACCTCAACAGGATCTCTATTAGAGATGCCGCGAGAATACCGTATCCCCACTTAACGGTATCAGAGTCTCTAAGGGACTTCGCGGAATATATAATTGGAGAACCTATACATCTACTGAAAAAGTAG
- the gcvPB gene encoding aminomethyl-transferring glycine dehydrogenase subunit GcvPB — protein MFRQAKWTEPLVFELGAPGRVGISLPEVEDNVKKLVGEIRLPKSIRRSSPPSLPELSEVEVIRHFTRLTQMAYGVDNGPVPLGSCTMKYNPRISWDVAFNSDISLIHPLQDEKTVQGLLEIMYELQMWLASIVGMDVCTLHPAAGAHGELAGVLIIRKYHELKGQISTKTDIIVPDSAHGTNPASAAMAGFRVIEVPSASDGNVDMDALKSVIGRSTAGLMITNPSTLGLFEEHILEVANLVHEYDALLYYDGANLNGIMGYARPGDMEFDIAHINIHKTFSSPHGGGGPGAGPICIRDRLVDPERNIWLRDIVPGIIVIYDEKTGVYKLKWPGPHSPGLLRSFFANTVPLLWAYVYILMMGPQGLKKATEHAVLVTNYFAKLVENIRGFEIPYGKGRFRKHEIVLSAKPMADETGITAEDVAKALLDAGLHAPTMYFPLIVKEALQIEFTETETPENIERYAEKLKEISNLAYEKPEELKKSPENTSVKRVDIVKANHPKYVAPTWRVYVKRVKGEIQ, from the coding sequence ATGTTTAGGCAAGCAAAGTGGACAGAACCACTGGTATTTGAGCTCGGAGCTCCAGGCAGGGTCGGGATATCACTGCCTGAAGTAGAAGACAACGTGAAAAAGCTCGTAGGTGAGATCAGGCTACCCAAAAGCATCAGGAGAAGCAGTCCACCCAGCCTACCGGAACTGAGCGAAGTAGAGGTGATCCGGCACTTTACACGGCTAACTCAGATGGCCTACGGCGTGGACAACGGGCCAGTCCCACTAGGCTCTTGCACGATGAAGTATAATCCCAGGATCTCGTGGGATGTAGCGTTTAACAGCGATATAAGCCTAATCCATCCACTACAAGACGAGAAGACCGTTCAGGGATTACTTGAAATTATGTATGAACTCCAAATGTGGCTAGCCAGTATAGTTGGTATGGATGTATGCACTCTACATCCGGCTGCAGGAGCTCACGGAGAGCTCGCGGGCGTATTAATTATAAGAAAGTACCACGAGCTGAAGGGGCAAATAAGCACGAAGACGGATATCATAGTGCCCGATAGTGCTCACGGAACAAACCCCGCAAGCGCAGCAATGGCTGGCTTTAGAGTTATAGAGGTGCCTTCAGCAAGTGACGGTAATGTAGACATGGATGCACTAAAATCCGTTATAGGGAGGTCCACGGCCGGCCTGATGATCACCAATCCCAGCACGCTAGGCCTCTTCGAAGAGCATATACTCGAAGTAGCCAATCTTGTACATGAATACGATGCATTACTGTACTATGATGGCGCGAACCTAAACGGCATCATGGGGTATGCGAGGCCCGGTGACATGGAATTCGACATAGCACACATAAACATACATAAGACTTTCAGTTCACCTCACGGCGGTGGAGGTCCAGGTGCTGGTCCTATATGCATTAGAGACAGGCTTGTTGACCCCGAGAGGAATATATGGTTAAGGGACATCGTACCGGGGATAATAGTGATCTATGACGAGAAAACCGGTGTTTACAAGCTGAAGTGGCCAGGACCCCACAGTCCAGGGCTACTAAGATCGTTCTTCGCCAACACCGTACCGTTGCTCTGGGCTTATGTGTACATACTAATGATGGGTCCTCAGGGTCTGAAAAAAGCCACGGAGCACGCTGTACTAGTAACAAACTACTTCGCTAAGCTCGTAGAAAACATCCGGGGTTTCGAAATACCTTACGGTAAGGGCCGGTTTAGGAAACACGAAATTGTTCTCAGCGCTAAGCCTATGGCCGACGAAACAGGGATAACAGCCGAGGATGTCGCAAAAGCGCTCCTCGACGCCGGGCTTCACGCACCTACGATGTACTTCCCACTAATAGTCAAAGAGGCTCTCCAAATAGAGTTCACGGAGACCGAGACACCCGAGAACATCGAGAGATATGCTGAGAAGCTTAAAGAAATAAGTAATTTAGCTTATGAAAAGCCCGAGGAACTCAAGAAATCTCCTGAAAATACTAGCGTTAAGAGAGTAGACATAGTGAAAGCGAATCACCCGAAGTACGTTGCCCCTACGTGGAGAGTATATGTTAAGAGGGTGAAAGGGGAAATACAGTGA
- the gcvPA gene encoding aminomethyl-transferring glycine dehydrogenase subunit GcvPA, with translation MNGTHPWIPSFTREQVEKMLRVVGVKSVEELFSDVPVQVRIPRELWEKLNIGVGRPLSEIEARRIIEKKLSKNANLRSPPFMGGGVYPHYVPPLVKYIVSRGEFLTAYTPYQAEISQGLMQALFEYQSLIAELLEMDVVNASMYDWGSAAAEAVLMALRVNKGRKKVILPANMNPFHRKVVETYTHPHSIILVTVPYDRHRGVVDLEELKKLVDEDTAAIYLQYPNFFGVVESEAKAVGEIAHEKKALFITGVYPIALGLLKSPGELGADIAVGEGQPLGLGLNYGGPYLGIFATRFETNLLRQMPGRIMGLAESRDGERAFAMILQTREQHIRREKATSNICTNEALVAIAAAVYLSMLGKNGIVKLAETNYYIAHYAWKKMKEVGLNVEVFEEDFFNEFLVSFNETGLSYTNVHEKLLHRGVHGGLYIKDFYPELGETALFAFTELHLKDDIDFLVKSLAEITGNGDEDV, from the coding sequence TTGAATGGCACACACCCCTGGATACCCTCGTTCACGCGTGAACAAGTTGAAAAAATGCTTAGAGTAGTAGGCGTTAAGAGCGTTGAAGAGCTCTTTAGCGATGTCCCCGTACAAGTAAGAATCCCGAGGGAGCTGTGGGAAAAGCTGAATATAGGTGTCGGTAGGCCCCTATCCGAGATCGAGGCGAGGAGGATTATTGAAAAGAAGCTTTCCAAGAACGCGAATCTCCGCTCGCCTCCATTTATGGGTGGTGGAGTCTACCCGCACTACGTTCCGCCATTGGTAAAGTATATCGTGTCACGTGGTGAGTTTTTAACGGCCTACACTCCATACCAGGCTGAAATATCGCAAGGACTAATGCAAGCGCTTTTCGAGTATCAAAGCCTGATCGCAGAGCTGTTGGAAATGGACGTGGTCAACGCCTCAATGTACGATTGGGGATCGGCCGCGGCTGAAGCGGTGTTAATGGCTTTGAGGGTGAACAAGGGTAGAAAAAAAGTCATTTTACCGGCGAACATGAACCCGTTTCATCGGAAAGTGGTTGAAACGTATACACACCCTCACAGTATTATACTCGTTACAGTGCCTTACGATAGGCACCGTGGGGTGGTTGATTTAGAAGAGCTGAAGAAGCTGGTGGATGAAGACACAGCAGCTATTTACCTCCAGTACCCTAACTTCTTCGGGGTGGTAGAGTCCGAGGCCAAGGCGGTTGGTGAAATTGCTCACGAGAAGAAGGCTCTGTTTATCACAGGAGTGTACCCAATAGCTTTAGGCCTGCTTAAATCCCCGGGAGAGCTCGGCGCAGACATAGCCGTTGGCGAAGGACAGCCGCTAGGTCTAGGGCTTAACTATGGTGGCCCCTATTTAGGCATTTTCGCAACGCGGTTTGAAACGAACCTCCTAAGGCAGATGCCGGGCAGGATCATGGGATTGGCTGAGTCTAGAGATGGTGAGAGAGCCTTCGCGATGATATTGCAAACAAGAGAGCAACACATTAGGAGAGAAAAAGCAACCTCCAATATATGCACGAACGAGGCGTTAGTAGCGATAGCTGCAGCCGTTTACCTTTCAATGTTGGGTAAAAACGGTATTGTAAAACTAGCAGAAACGAACTACTACATAGCGCATTACGCGTGGAAAAAAATGAAAGAGGTAGGGCTTAACGTGGAAGTGTTTGAAGAAGACTTCTTCAACGAGTTCCTCGTTTCATTTAATGAAACTGGGCTATCGTACACTAACGTGCACGAAAAGCTACTCCATCGTGGAGTTCATGGAGGACTTTACATTAAGGACTTCTACCCGGAGCTGGGTGAAACGGCTCTCTTCGCCTTTACAGAGCTCCACCTCAAGGATGACATAGACTTCTTAGTCAAGAGCTTAGCAGAGATTACGGGTAACGGGGATGAGGATGTTTAG
- a CDS encoding glycine cleavage system aminomethyltransferase GcvT has translation MPRIALLDFYVEKLGAELGLFGDWEVPMRFTNAIEEHLAVRTSVAFFDVSHMGRVLLRGPDVVPFIQYIYTKDLSKTKQSFMSGPTLALTGLARVRDDEMLYRVSDEEWLVVPNALAREKMLKYFNWIINEKNYKVEVVDMTDKYSMIAIQGPDSPGTLESLGARWTGDLKPLEFRLNEEIGNSKVFLVSRSGWTGEDGFEVWGEHGEIKKLVDALLARGVKPAGLIARDTLRVEMGFVLGEHEYGEDPLKYPCAISLRYGMGAISWEKRGFVGEEALRACRREGVRWIRIGLRMGKEAGRLFPRPGHGVYVDDVWIGWITSGCYSPVLNRGIAMAYVDTRYSVFGEEVSVEIHGRRYPAKIVDFPFIDKR, from the coding sequence ATGCCTAGAATAGCTCTACTAGATTTCTACGTCGAGAAGCTGGGCGCGGAGTTGGGCTTGTTTGGGGACTGGGAGGTACCGATGAGGTTTACGAACGCGATAGAAGAACACCTGGCTGTTAGAACCAGCGTAGCATTCTTCGACGTTTCACATATGGGTAGGGTCCTGTTAAGGGGGCCCGATGTCGTACCATTCATACAGTACATTTACACGAAGGATCTTTCTAAGACCAAGCAGAGCTTTATGAGCGGCCCTACCCTGGCCTTAACCGGGTTGGCGAGAGTTCGGGACGACGAGATGTTATATAGGGTTAGTGACGAGGAGTGGCTAGTCGTACCTAACGCGCTTGCCAGGGAAAAGATGTTGAAGTACTTCAACTGGATAATAAACGAGAAGAACTACAAAGTCGAGGTCGTAGACATGACTGACAAGTACTCCATGATAGCGATCCAAGGGCCCGACTCGCCAGGAACATTGGAATCTCTTGGAGCAAGGTGGACCGGTGATCTGAAACCGCTTGAATTCAGGTTAAACGAGGAAATAGGAAATTCGAAGGTATTCTTGGTAAGTAGAAGTGGGTGGACCGGTGAAGACGGGTTTGAAGTATGGGGTGAACATGGAGAGATCAAGAAACTCGTAGATGCATTGTTAGCTAGGGGCGTCAAGCCTGCTGGCCTCATAGCTAGGGATACCCTTAGAGTTGAGATGGGGTTCGTTCTAGGCGAACACGAATACGGCGAAGACCCCTTAAAGTACCCCTGCGCGATCTCACTTAGATACGGTATGGGGGCTATCTCCTGGGAGAAGCGCGGATTTGTGGGCGAAGAGGCTCTAAGGGCCTGTAGAAGGGAAGGCGTTAGATGGATCAGGATTGGGTTAAGGATGGGTAAGGAGGCTGGTAGGCTATTTCCGCGGCCAGGACATGGCGTGTACGTGGACGATGTATGGATTGGCTGGATTACCAGTGGGTGCTATTCTCCGGTATTGAACCGGGGTATCGCGATGGCGTACGTTGACACAAGGTATTCAGTGTTCGGCGAGGAAGTGAGCGTCGAAATACATGGAAGGCGGTATCCGGCTAAGATCGTGGACTTTCCGTTCATAGACAAGAGGTAA
- the glyA gene encoding serine hydroxymethyltransferase: MAEYGESPGLNALIDLYPDLKEVVELTVNHTLWRKRDCINMIASENVMSPLAMLLYMNDSMHRYAEGKPYKRFYQGLRYVDALEVKVQKLVGELLGTEYVDLRPISGTTANASVFRAFTKPGDKATVAPVQAGAHVSHTRFGTLGALGIEQIELPVDLENWNIDVEKAVKLIEQIKPKIVTLGGSLYLFPHPTKEISEVAHAVGAKVIHDVAHVLGLIVGGVWENPLKLGADVITSSTHKTFPGPQGGLIATSNEGDYKEVGKVVFPMFVSNHHLHRLAATGVTAIEMKIWGRDYAQQVVRNSKALAEALAAEGFKVALEHLGYTSSHQAVIDVSQLGRGTKCAILLEEANIIVNKNMLPYDRPEDVKDPSGLRLGTQELTRWGMKEGEMREIARFMKMILIDKRDPAEVRRKVIEFRKEFLEVHYGFKITREDEVRLLKTMLHAEE; this comes from the coding sequence ATGGCGGAATATGGAGAGTCGCCGGGCTTAAACGCGCTAATAGACCTCTACCCAGACCTCAAGGAGGTGGTTGAACTTACAGTAAATCACACGCTATGGAGGAAGAGAGACTGTATCAACATGATTGCGAGTGAAAATGTCATGTCTCCGTTAGCTATGTTGCTGTACATGAATGACTCTATGCACAGGTATGCTGAAGGTAAGCCGTATAAGAGGTTTTACCAGGGCCTGAGATACGTTGACGCCTTAGAGGTCAAGGTGCAAAAACTCGTAGGTGAATTACTCGGAACAGAATATGTGGATTTAAGGCCTATTAGCGGTACAACTGCTAACGCCTCAGTGTTCAGGGCCTTCACCAAGCCCGGTGACAAGGCCACAGTAGCACCTGTACAGGCAGGCGCGCACGTAAGCCACACTAGGTTTGGTACTCTGGGAGCACTTGGAATAGAGCAAATAGAGCTACCGGTGGATCTTGAAAACTGGAACATAGACGTGGAGAAAGCAGTCAAGCTCATTGAGCAGATCAAGCCGAAGATCGTCACGCTGGGCGGATCGCTATACCTCTTCCCACACCCGACAAAAGAGATTTCCGAGGTAGCACATGCTGTCGGCGCCAAGGTAATACACGACGTAGCGCACGTGTTAGGGCTCATAGTAGGCGGGGTGTGGGAAAACCCACTAAAGCTAGGTGCGGACGTCATAACATCATCTACTCATAAGACATTTCCCGGACCGCAGGGAGGTCTAATAGCTACCTCTAATGAGGGAGATTACAAAGAGGTCGGTAAAGTGGTGTTCCCCATGTTCGTGTCGAACCACCACTTACATAGGTTAGCTGCAACGGGCGTAACAGCCATTGAGATGAAGATCTGGGGAAGGGATTATGCCCAACAGGTAGTTAGGAATTCAAAGGCGCTTGCCGAAGCCCTCGCCGCTGAGGGTTTCAAGGTCGCACTAGAGCACCTCGGTTACACGTCAAGCCACCAGGCAGTGATAGACGTCTCGCAGCTGGGTAGGGGAACGAAGTGCGCTATATTACTAGAAGAGGCGAATATCATCGTTAACAAGAACATGCTACCCTATGATAGACCCGAGGACGTTAAAGATCCCAGCGGGCTTAGATTAGGAACGCAAGAGCTCACCCGGTGGGGCATGAAAGAGGGTGAAATGCGCGAAATAGCGAGGTTTATGAAGATGATTTTAATAGACAAAAGGGACCCCGCTGAAGTGAGGCGCAAAGTCATTGAATTCAGAAAGGAATTCCTGGAGGTGCACTACGGTTTTAAGATCACTAGAGAGGATGAAGTCAGGTTGCTAAAAACAATGCTACACGCCGAGGAATAG
- the gcvH gene encoding glycine cleavage system protein GcvH: protein MSDILVKVKGKEYVVKVDRKYTETDEWALLEGRRVRCGITDYAQKELKDIVAVELPTVGRVVRKGEELGMIDSVKATAPYCAPVSGRIVEVNRQLETSPELLNKDPYGEGWIIAIEPTDLSEYESLLTPEKYAEKIKESKR from the coding sequence TTGAGCGACATACTGGTCAAAGTGAAAGGTAAGGAGTACGTTGTGAAGGTGGACAGAAAATATACCGAGACGGATGAATGGGCGCTTCTAGAAGGTAGAAGAGTCCGCTGTGGCATAACGGACTACGCTCAGAAGGAGCTTAAAGACATCGTGGCGGTAGAGCTACCCACAGTGGGAAGAGTAGTTAGAAAGGGAGAGGAGTTAGGTATGATAGACTCCGTAAAAGCTACTGCACCGTATTGTGCACCGGTATCTGGAAGGATCGTCGAAGTGAATAGACAACTGGAAACATCACCAGAGCTCCTCAATAAGGATCCCTATGGAGAGGGCTGGATCATCGCGATAGAGCCCACAGACCTTTCAGAATACGAGTCTCTACTTACACCCGAAAAGTACGCCGAGAAGATTAAGGAGAGTAAGAGGTAG
- the deoC gene encoding deoxyribose-phosphate aldolase, which translates to MLWSITHAPSPGELAKVIDHTFLRPDASYEALEKYIEDVKKYGFKLLMVPLSLAEKVLEIAGRSIDLGVVVGFPLGNTSTRAKVAEAIEAAELGVSEIDMVMNINAFKSADYNRVLLDIKSVVQAAKSRGVKAVKVIIETGLLGDEEKVKAVDMIVKAGADFVKTCTGFLGPVVTVHDVSLLVRASRGRIAVKASGGIRHALDALVMISAGANRIGTSNGDKIMEEYIRLREELGG; encoded by the coding sequence ATGTTGTGGAGCATCACGCACGCTCCAAGTCCAGGGGAACTCGCGAAGGTAATAGATCACACTTTCCTACGGCCTGATGCAAGCTACGAAGCACTGGAAAAATACATCGAAGACGTTAAGAAGTACGGGTTTAAGCTGTTAATGGTTCCGCTATCGCTTGCCGAGAAGGTGCTTGAGATCGCAGGTAGAAGCATTGATTTAGGGGTCGTCGTAGGCTTTCCGCTGGGCAACACTTCCACGAGGGCCAAGGTCGCGGAGGCCATCGAGGCGGCAGAGCTAGGCGTAAGTGAAATAGACATGGTTATGAACATCAATGCCTTTAAATCCGCTGATTACAACCGGGTCTTACTAGATATTAAGAGCGTAGTACAAGCCGCTAAAAGCCGCGGCGTTAAAGCCGTCAAGGTGATCATCGAGACCGGTCTTCTCGGAGACGAGGAGAAGGTTAAAGCCGTAGACATGATTGTAAAGGCGGGGGCTGACTTCGTCAAAACATGTACAGGCTTTTTAGGGCCGGTTGTAACCGTTCACGATGTATCGTTGCTTGTCAGGGCTAGTAGAGGCAGGATAGCAGTTAAGGCGTCGGGCGGCATTAGGCATGCATTAGATGCACTAGTGATGATCAGTGCAGGTGCTAATAGGATTGGGACTAGTAACGGAGATAAGATTATGGAAGAGTACATTAGATTGAGAGAAGAATTAGGGGGATAG